A window of Terriglobus sp. RCC_193 contains these coding sequences:
- a CDS encoding LPS-assembly protein LptD: MSATAQQVTAKEPPADTSSAATPQQRDLPQDPGVERFPTAIPVPEPSAKKITIDSDRQSRNGNMLLLDGNVVVTYGDYRLEADHVRYDQTTGDAEAEGHVHITADSGRESMQATRALLNIHTENGRMYNVSGSIGVKLSTHGTTYTTENPFLFTGREVIRTGPQQMEIIEGTVTSCQLPHPDWQLTAGHFLVRDGKARAKNTLFRLYNIPVFFLPYATHPTDSEQRQSGFMIPIFGNSTTKGIVIGEQFYMTLGRSADLTVGAEYFSRRGWEQSASFRLQGNNKDFLRARYSGLLDRGFYQATTTTTNGKTTTTNTYVNQGGEDVAFSGRKDFAPHTRVAADAEYLSSYIYREAFTDNFNQAVSSDIKSYLYGTTGRNGYVAALEMDRYQGLKIVSTGEQIRIFHAPVLDLDSLERRIGTTPFLWSSTAQYAGLKRTQGTPSAQTGFASDLVSRYDVHPQLAMPFGFAGFRFRPSVGLHDTFYSHSRAPTALPGPVPTERTPGLNRFVTEAGMEMRFPVLERDFNTGAFRKLLGREVRHTIEPEMNYRYASGVTDFARTLRFDDTDVVANRNELEYGFTQRLFLRPSKVRACDTNEDPAETDAHCGGTRETIRWKLVQRHYFDDTFGGYLTTANPNGVLVLNRRNVLDSTLDLSGIAFLTDYRSASPIVSEMKLSATDHIDMEWDTAYDLHAGRMRQSNLFVDFHQGSFFGGVSHARLYAPGRFTTDTGSGSTATSLISDFSQLRILLGYGTPVKPGLSIAANAGIDLKLSQVQYAASQISYNWNCCGISGEYRKYELGSVRNENAYRFNFTLANIGTAGNLRRAERLF; this comes from the coding sequence GTGTCTGCGACGGCACAGCAGGTAACTGCCAAGGAACCCCCTGCCGATACATCCTCTGCCGCAACGCCGCAACAGCGCGATCTACCGCAGGATCCGGGCGTAGAACGTTTTCCCACAGCCATTCCCGTGCCGGAGCCCTCGGCAAAAAAGATCACCATTGACAGCGACCGCCAGAGCCGCAACGGCAACATGCTGCTGCTGGACGGCAACGTGGTGGTCACCTACGGCGACTATCGCCTGGAGGCCGACCATGTCCGCTATGACCAGACCACCGGCGACGCGGAAGCTGAAGGCCACGTGCACATCACCGCCGACAGCGGCCGCGAAAGCATGCAGGCCACACGTGCGCTGCTGAACATCCATACGGAAAACGGCCGCATGTACAACGTGTCGGGCTCCATCGGCGTGAAGCTGTCGACCCACGGCACCACGTACACCACGGAAAATCCCTTCCTGTTCACTGGCCGCGAAGTCATCCGTACCGGGCCGCAGCAGATGGAGATTATCGAAGGTACAGTCACCAGTTGCCAGTTGCCGCATCCGGACTGGCAGCTTACCGCCGGGCACTTCCTGGTACGCGACGGCAAGGCCCGCGCAAAGAACACCCTCTTCCGGCTGTACAACATCCCGGTGTTCTTCCTGCCGTACGCCACGCACCCCACCGACAGCGAACAGCGCCAGAGTGGCTTCATGATTCCCATCTTCGGCAACTCGACCACCAAGGGCATCGTGATCGGCGAACAGTTCTACATGACACTGGGCCGTTCAGCAGACCTGACCGTGGGAGCGGAGTATTTCTCACGGCGCGGATGGGAACAGTCCGCCAGCTTCCGACTGCAGGGCAACAACAAAGACTTCCTGCGCGCACGCTATTCCGGCCTGCTGGACCGCGGCTTCTACCAGGCGACCACAACCACAACAAACGGCAAGACAACCACGACGAACACCTATGTGAATCAGGGTGGTGAGGACGTGGCCTTCTCCGGGCGCAAAGACTTCGCGCCCCACACGCGCGTCGCGGCAGACGCCGAATACCTCAGCAGTTACATCTATCGCGAAGCCTTCACAGACAACTTCAATCAGGCCGTGTCATCCGACATCAAGTCGTATCTGTACGGCACCACCGGTCGCAACGGCTATGTGGCGGCCCTGGAAATGGACCGCTATCAGGGTCTGAAAATTGTCAGCACGGGCGAGCAAATCCGCATCTTCCACGCACCTGTGCTGGATCTGGATTCGCTGGAGCGCCGTATTGGCACCACGCCATTTCTCTGGAGTTCCACAGCACAATATGCGGGGTTGAAGCGCACGCAGGGAACACCCTCCGCGCAAACTGGCTTCGCATCGGACCTGGTAAGCCGTTACGACGTTCATCCGCAGCTTGCCATGCCCTTTGGCTTTGCAGGCTTCCGCTTCCGGCCCTCGGTCGGCCTGCACGATACGTTTTACTCCCACTCGCGCGCACCAACAGCCCTTCCCGGCCCCGTGCCGACGGAGCGCACGCCCGGACTCAACCGCTTCGTAACAGAAGCAGGTATGGAGATGCGTTTCCCTGTTCTGGAACGAGATTTCAATACAGGTGCTTTCCGCAAGCTGTTGGGGCGTGAAGTGCGCCACACCATCGAGCCGGAGATGAACTACCGCTACGCCAGCGGAGTTACAGACTTCGCTCGTACGTTGCGCTTTGACGATACAGACGTCGTCGCCAATCGCAATGAGCTGGAATATGGATTTACGCAGCGCCTGTTTCTGCGCCCCTCCAAAGTACGCGCCTGCGACACCAACGAAGATCCCGCAGAAACGGATGCGCACTGTGGCGGCACCCGCGAAACCATTCGATGGAAGCTGGTGCAGCGCCACTACTTCGACGATACGTTTGGCGGATATCTCACCACCGCCAACCCCAACGGCGTGCTTGTGCTGAATCGTCGCAACGTTCTGGATAGCACGCTGGACCTCAGCGGCATTGCTTTCCTTACGGACTATCGCAGCGCCTCGCCCATCGTGAGCGAGATGAAACTCAGCGCCACCGATCACATCGACATGGAGTGGGATACGGCCTATGACCTGCATGCAGGCCGTATGCGCCAGAGCAACCTCTTCGTCGACTTTCATCAAGGCAGCTTTTTCGGTGGAGTGAGCCACGCTCGCCTCTATGCTCCCGGACGCTTCACCACTGACACCGGCAGCGGAAGCACTGCCACGTCCCTGATCAGCGACTTCAGCCAGCTCCGCATTCTGCTGGGTTACGGAACGCCTGTAAAACCTGGCCTCAGCATCGCTGCCAATGCAGGCATCGACCTGAAGCTGTCGCAGGTGCAGTATGCCGCCTCGCAGATTTCCTACAACTGGAACTGCTGCGGCATCTCCGGCGAATACCGCAAATACGAACTGGGCAGCGTGCGCAACGAAAACGCTTACCGCTTCAACTTCACGCTGGCCAACATTGGCACCGCAGGCAATCTGCGCCGCGCAGAACGACTGTTCTAA
- a CDS encoding RDD family protein encodes MSTASPLPLQPLPAGTVSEEEARALKREIANRLAEHRQRRGQPAETQSSRPVETAAPRHRVADSVAARFARSVSYSDFLKQEAEAAIRQAEAAAEVARRNAEAIAAAQQQLLDEIEQWSEPVAPQPEAQGPAEIIAFAAPVGTESPLGVSEAVTEARIVAVEEPVTVAAPVPQMAEPVAVPVVVEAVVPASPARPDFAQLFTAAVNEIQEKPATLAERLGLATGPLDSAVALPTNLIEFPRQLVAARKARPRLAEGPLRDEADAAPERAQLRIFEVEANAVSTEPVVESVLPEWHTIRLDVDAPIRTAESPDAQISFAMPLYVAPGSQRVMAFLVDACCVVTGFLMAVTVAAYASPVLPTGLPAVLASAATLFAFAIGYQTLFFSLSGTTPGMRYARISLCTFSDENPTRKAMLHRIFALLLAGMPVGLGLLWACMDEENLGWHDRISRMYPRGY; translated from the coding sequence TTGAGCACCGCGAGCCCCCTCCCCCTGCAGCCGCTACCCGCTGGCACCGTTTCTGAAGAGGAAGCACGCGCCCTCAAGCGTGAGATTGCCAACCGCCTGGCAGAGCATCGTCAGCGCCGCGGCCAGCCTGCGGAAACGCAGTCCTCGCGGCCCGTGGAGACCGCTGCGCCGCGTCATCGTGTTGCGGATTCCGTAGCTGCCCGCTTTGCCCGCTCCGTCTCCTACAGCGATTTCCTGAAGCAGGAGGCAGAAGCCGCCATCCGGCAGGCCGAGGCAGCCGCCGAGGTCGCCCGACGCAATGCAGAGGCCATTGCCGCCGCGCAGCAGCAGCTTCTGGATGAGATTGAGCAGTGGAGTGAGCCAGTTGCGCCGCAGCCGGAAGCCCAGGGACCGGCCGAGATCATCGCCTTTGCCGCGCCGGTGGGGACGGAATCTCCCCTGGGAGTTTCTGAGGCCGTCACCGAAGCCAGGATTGTTGCGGTTGAGGAACCTGTAACCGTAGCGGCCCCGGTGCCGCAGATGGCAGAACCGGTTGCCGTGCCCGTTGTGGTGGAGGCGGTTGTTCCCGCGTCACCGGCGCGTCCGGATTTCGCGCAGCTGTTCACCGCTGCGGTCAATGAGATCCAGGAAAAGCCAGCGACGCTGGCAGAGCGTTTGGGGCTGGCCACTGGGCCGCTGGACTCTGCGGTAGCGCTGCCCACGAACCTGATTGAATTTCCTCGCCAGCTTGTGGCGGCCCGCAAGGCCCGCCCGCGCCTGGCGGAGGGTCCTCTGCGGGACGAGGCGGATGCCGCGCCGGAACGCGCGCAACTTCGCATCTTTGAAGTGGAAGCCAACGCTGTATCTACGGAGCCGGTGGTGGAGAGCGTTCTGCCGGAGTGGCATACCATCCGGCTGGATGTGGATGCACCGATTCGCACGGCAGAGTCTCCGGATGCGCAGATCTCGTTTGCCATGCCGCTGTATGTGGCTCCGGGCAGCCAGCGTGTGATGGCGTTCCTGGTGGACGCCTGCTGTGTGGTGACCGGATTCCTGATGGCGGTGACCGTAGCGGCTTATGCTTCGCCCGTTCTACCCACGGGACTGCCTGCGGTGCTGGCGTCCGCGGCCACGTTGTTTGCCTTTGCCATTGGCTACCAGACGCTGTTCTTTTCATTGAGCGGTACCACGCCGGGGATGCGTTATGCGCGCATAAGCCTGTGCACCTTCAGCGATGAAAACCCTACGCGCAAGGCGATGCTGCATCGCATCTTCGCACTGCTGCTGGCGGGTATGCCGGTGGGGCTGGGACTGCTGTGGGCCTGCATGGATGAAGAAAATCTCGGATGGCACGACCGCATTTCACGAATGTATCCGCGTGGATATTAA
- a CDS encoding ArnT family glycosyltransferase, whose translation MAYELTPARNRKFLVLLWLFFYASFTLIAPPLLDDADSVHAEVAREMILRGDPVTLYANGIRYLEKAPVLYWSMAASMKVFGVGTAAARLPLALFVLALFLLTESFARRAFRSARAGCYAAMLLLLCFGLFIFTRILIPDAIVCLWLTASLYCFWITEQQGERPWYLPAVGFGAACALNILTKGLIGLVFPIGAIVLYLLLTRGFAGTLRRLWKLHPVTALVTFLLVGAPWHIAAGRANPTEGHPAGLTHPGHIFPLFWKGWRVGEPSYGNVHGWTWFYFMNEHLLRYLNLRVPRDYDTVPLLLFWGLLLVWMMPWSAFLFKAVSAAPWRAFRSRSAALSLNSEQKTLLLLTIAALLPLVFFSFSTRQEYYVLPSLPFFAMLIGRWLDREATEAEEEVIPATLGQSGQRIGTVLVVLGTVASLVCAFFLVHAKEPPPTFELSNMLQQNPGDYALSFGHFLDLNATAMGAFRDPLTLTAIALLGGTLAAWWLRKNYRPHHANIVLGVATAMFLVAAHKGLQTFAPVLSSERLVRTIQKDLRPDDLIVINGEYESGSTLGFYLQRDNIHIWHGRSSNLWYGSFFTDAPDIFETDASMRLRWTGVQRIFVWTEPGKLPPLPGRTYIVAEGGGKQIVSNRDTIY comes from the coding sequence ATGGCGTATGAGCTTACCCCCGCTCGCAATCGCAAATTCCTCGTGCTGTTGTGGCTGTTTTTCTACGCCTCCTTCACGTTGATTGCGCCACCTCTGTTGGACGACGCCGATTCTGTCCATGCAGAAGTGGCACGCGAGATGATTCTGCGCGGCGACCCCGTCACGCTGTATGCCAACGGCATTCGCTACCTGGAAAAAGCGCCTGTCCTGTACTGGTCCATGGCGGCCAGCATGAAGGTGTTCGGAGTGGGAACGGCTGCGGCGCGACTGCCGCTGGCTTTGTTTGTACTGGCGTTATTTCTGCTTACGGAAAGCTTCGCACGCCGCGCCTTTCGCAGTGCGCGCGCGGGTTGCTATGCGGCGATGCTGTTGCTGCTGTGTTTCGGCCTCTTCATCTTCACGCGCATTCTGATACCTGATGCCATCGTGTGTCTTTGGCTTACGGCGTCACTGTATTGCTTCTGGATCACAGAGCAGCAGGGCGAGCGGCCGTGGTATCTGCCTGCCGTTGGATTCGGTGCGGCGTGTGCGCTGAACATTCTTACCAAGGGGCTGATCGGGCTCGTCTTTCCCATCGGCGCCATCGTGTTGTATCTGCTCCTTACGCGCGGATTTGCAGGGACTCTGCGGCGCTTATGGAAGCTGCATCCAGTCACGGCGCTGGTGACGTTCCTGCTGGTGGGCGCGCCGTGGCATATTGCCGCGGGACGCGCGAACCCGACGGAAGGGCATCCGGCAGGATTAACGCATCCCGGCCATATCTTTCCGCTGTTCTGGAAGGGCTGGCGGGTGGGCGAGCCGTCGTATGGCAACGTGCACGGATGGACGTGGTTTTACTTCATGAACGAACATCTGCTGCGCTATCTCAATCTCCGTGTGCCGCGTGACTACGATACGGTTCCGCTGCTGCTGTTCTGGGGATTGCTGCTGGTGTGGATGATGCCGTGGAGCGCGTTTCTGTTCAAGGCCGTCAGCGCAGCGCCGTGGCGTGCGTTTCGTTCACGCAGCGCAGCGCTTTCCTTAAACAGCGAGCAGAAGACGCTGCTGCTGCTAACGATCGCGGCGCTGCTGCCGCTGGTGTTCTTCTCCTTCTCCACACGGCAGGAGTATTACGTGCTGCCATCGCTGCCGTTCTTCGCAATGTTGATTGGTCGCTGGCTTGATCGTGAAGCAACCGAGGCTGAGGAAGAAGTGATTCCGGCAACGCTGGGACAGAGCGGCCAACGCATCGGCACTGTTTTAGTGGTACTCGGAACCGTTGCTTCGCTGGTGTGTGCGTTCTTTCTGGTTCATGCAAAGGAGCCGCCGCCAACGTTTGAATTGTCGAACATGCTGCAACAGAATCCTGGCGACTACGCGCTGTCATTTGGTCACTTTCTCGATCTGAATGCAACCGCAATGGGAGCATTTCGCGATCCATTGACGCTTACGGCGATTGCGCTGCTTGGCGGTACGCTGGCCGCATGGTGGCTGCGAAAGAACTATCGCCCGCATCATGCCAACATCGTGCTCGGCGTTGCTACGGCGATGTTTCTTGTGGCCGCGCATAAGGGATTGCAGACCTTCGCCCCGGTGCTCAGTAGCGAACGGCTGGTGCGAACCATTCAGAAAGACCTTCGCCCGGACGATCTCATTGTTATTAACGGCGAATACGAGTCAGGATCGACGCTCGGTTTTTACCTGCAGCGCGATAACATTCACATCTGGCATGGGCGATCGTCGAACCTTTGGTACGGCTCGTTCTTCACGGACGCTCCCGATATCTTTGAGACCGATGCATCCATGCGCCTGCGCTGGACAGGCGTGCAGCGTATCTTTGTGTGGACAGAGCCGGGTAAGTTGCCCCCATTGCCGGGCAGGACTTACATCGTGGCAGAGGGCGGCGGAAAGCAGATCGTCAGCAACCGCGACACGATTTACTGA
- the trpE gene encoding anthranilate synthase component I, translating into MPRPISATPDLKSFLALVKKKHTLIPVYRMVTADLETPVSAFLRIAAEEPEAFLLESVEGGERIGRYTFIGIRPYRKLESRGRSITATDGKKTRQYEGDIFHELKSALSEHKPAKLPGLPPFTAGAVGFFAYDVVRQIERLPETAKDELGVPDACLMFFDEVLAFDHVKKEIFLILTADLKREPDAERAYAKATRRLDRLEKQLAGPLPAAKKHKPLGPLQLTPRTAKRDYMKAVAKVKDYVAAGDIFQCVLSQRFDCQPGVDPFEIYRSLRIVNPSPYMYFLRFPMKKPGARTETPAHIVGSSPELLVRVHGKKIEYHPIAGTRPRGDDEASDKRLEEDLLQDTKETAEHVMLVDLGRNDLGRVSEFGSVEVKKLMFIERYSHVMHLVSALEGKLRPDLAPIDAFKSCFPAGTLSGAPKIRAMEIIEELEPTRRGVYGGSIFYADFSGNLDSCIAIRTLFMHGKDGYIQSGGGVVADSVPQTEYEETVNKSKAVVRAIERARSR; encoded by the coding sequence ATGCCACGCCCCATTTCTGCCACGCCCGATCTGAAGAGCTTCCTCGCACTTGTGAAGAAGAAGCACACGCTCATCCCTGTCTACCGTATGGTCACTGCCGATCTGGAGACGCCGGTGAGCGCCTTTCTGCGCATTGCCGCGGAAGAACCGGAGGCGTTCCTGCTGGAGTCGGTTGAGGGCGGCGAACGCATTGGCCGCTACACCTTCATCGGCATCCGTCCGTATCGCAAGCTGGAATCGCGTGGCCGCTCCATCACCGCGACGGATGGCAAGAAGACGCGGCAGTATGAAGGCGACATCTTCCACGAACTGAAGTCTGCTCTGAGCGAACACAAACCCGCGAAGCTTCCCGGCCTGCCGCCTTTTACTGCAGGCGCCGTAGGATTCTTTGCGTATGACGTGGTGCGGCAGATTGAACGCCTTCCGGAGACAGCGAAAGACGAACTCGGCGTGCCCGATGCATGCCTGATGTTCTTTGATGAAGTGCTTGCCTTCGATCATGTGAAGAAGGAAATCTTCCTCATCCTGACAGCCGATCTGAAGCGCGAACCGGATGCGGAAAGGGCATATGCCAAGGCGACCCGCCGCTTGGATCGTCTGGAAAAGCAGCTTGCCGGGCCTCTGCCTGCGGCGAAGAAGCACAAGCCGTTGGGACCACTCCAGCTAACACCACGCACCGCCAAACGCGATTACATGAAGGCCGTCGCAAAGGTGAAGGATTATGTGGCTGCGGGTGACATTTTCCAATGCGTCCTATCGCAGAGGTTTGACTGCCAGCCCGGCGTGGATCCGTTTGAGATTTATCGTTCGCTGCGCATCGTGAACCCGTCGCCGTACATGTATTTCCTGCGCTTCCCCATGAAGAAGCCCGGCGCACGGACAGAGACTCCGGCGCACATTGTGGGTTCGTCGCCGGAACTGCTGGTGCGGGTGCATGGCAAAAAAATTGAATATCACCCCATTGCCGGAACGCGTCCGCGTGGCGATGACGAAGCCAGCGACAAACGGCTGGAAGAAGACCTGCTTCAGGACACGAAGGAAACCGCCGAACATGTCATGCTGGTCGACCTGGGCCGCAACGACCTGGGCCGCGTCAGCGAATTCGGTTCTGTCGAAGTGAAGAAGCTGATGTTCATTGAGCGCTACTCGCACGTGATGCACCTGGTGAGCGCGCTGGAAGGCAAGCTGCGTCCCGATCTTGCACCCATTGATGCATTCAAGTCCTGCTTCCCCGCTGGCACACTCAGCGGTGCACCGAAGATTCGCGCCATGGAGATCATTGAAGAACTGGAGCCCACGCGCCGCGGCGTCTACGGTGGCAGCATCTTCTATGCGGATTTCAGCGGCAACCTGGATAGCTGCATCGCCATCCGTACCCTGTTCATGCACGGCAAAGACGGCTACATTCAGTCCGGTGGCGGCGTAGTGGCCGACTCTGTTCCGCAGACAGAGTACGAAGAGACCGTGAACAAATCGAAGGCTGTGGTGCGCGCAATTGAACGCGCGCGTTCGCGCTGA
- a CDS encoding VWA domain-containing protein, which yields MRLFALFPMLLLALPTLAQETPVETLHVTSRLVEVSAVVTDKTGEPRTGLTKDDFILKQDGKEQPIQYFSQGNELPLTFIVMIDTSGSQRTFIDDEQRACDVFFETVLGRPQDRAALIEVNANILAHSDLTNDPGKLHLALYGLHYDQRAATATRLNDAIYTLSKSVLATVRGRKAIILVSDGGDNGSITKRNDAIAEAQRDNVPIYAVSYSAWGGFQPSQTGRGYNIGTGRDLGMENLTAWSSASGGHVYQVTAGTTLKRIFQNIAEELRTQYEIGYALPSDTKPKQFHKLELKTKDKSLHVQARSGFFTNP from the coding sequence ATGCGTCTTTTCGCTCTCTTCCCGATGCTGTTGCTTGCGCTGCCCACACTGGCGCAGGAGACACCGGTGGAAACGCTGCATGTGACGTCGCGCCTGGTGGAAGTCTCCGCCGTGGTCACGGACAAGACCGGCGAGCCGCGCACGGGGCTGACCAAAGACGACTTCATCCTGAAGCAGGACGGCAAGGAACAACCGATTCAGTACTTTTCACAGGGCAATGAACTCCCTCTGACGTTCATCGTGATGATTGATACCAGCGGCAGCCAGCGCACCTTCATTGACGACGAGCAACGCGCCTGCGACGTCTTCTTCGAGACCGTTCTTGGGCGGCCGCAGGATCGTGCTGCGCTGATTGAGGTGAACGCCAACATCCTGGCCCACAGCGATCTGACCAACGATCCCGGCAAGCTGCACCTGGCACTGTATGGGCTGCACTACGACCAACGAGCAGCCACCGCCACTCGCCTGAACGATGCCATCTACACGCTCAGCAAGAGCGTGCTTGCAACGGTCCGCGGACGCAAAGCCATCATCCTGGTCAGCGACGGTGGTGACAACGGCAGCATCACGAAACGTAATGACGCCATTGCCGAAGCACAGCGCGACAACGTACCCATCTACGCAGTCTCCTATAGCGCGTGGGGTGGGTTTCAGCCGTCCCAGACGGGCCGAGGCTACAACATCGGCACTGGCCGCGACCTTGGCATGGAGAACCTGACGGCCTGGTCCTCCGCGTCCGGCGGTCATGTGTACCAGGTCACCGCTGGTACGACGCTGAAACGGATCTTTCAGAACATCGCGGAAGAACTGCGCACCCAGTACGAGATCGGCTACGCCTTGCCCTCCGACACCAAACCCAAACAGTTCCACAAGCTGGAACTGAAGACCAAGGACAAATCGCTCCACGTGCAGGCGCGCAGCGGCTTCTTCACGAATCCCTGA
- a CDS encoding molybdopterin-dependent oxidoreductase: protein MGSGNELASATRSVHATCSLDCPDSCGIIATIDTATERVVRITGDPQHPVTRGFLCGKVARYLDRVYAPDRLLHPMKRRAGVPKGPLKHGEELAAFERISWDEALNTIAQRLQSISDQYGPESILPYSYAGTIGQLGYGSMDRRFFHRLGASQLDRTICASAGSAALNAVYGVRIGPEPQSFVNAKLILAWGANLHGNSIHLWPFVEEARRNGARLVVIDPYQTKTAKLADEHIALTPGTDTALAMSMMHVILRDGLEDRDYIAACTHGFEALRERVMTAEYAPENAATICGIDAETIVTLARRYATAKPAVIRMNYGIQRTDNGGTAARAVGMLPLLTGAWKHHGGGVMLSSSNAFGFNSAKLQMPELMHASPLHREARMVNMSQLGHALTELDAPRVHALFVYNSNPGAVAPNQNAVLHGMRRDDLFTVVHDCFLTDTTDYADIVLPSPSFLEQDDVQGAYGHYIAQLSLRAMQPQGEARSNVWFFGQLAQRMGFDAPCFRDTEHDLIQQALDTQHPWHEGITLEALQQHDNMMPLKLPRNERGEFMPFSDASWFKTPSGKGEFYSESLKAQGLDPLPAYVAAPERRDSTQPLRMLARKADNWMNSTFANMPKHRGMEDSRIGLNIVEMHPDDAAARGLHEGDEAEVANERGSIHLRVAFTGRVVKGTVATSLGWNKLSHDGNGVNVLTSERVTDIGGGATFYAVNVQVSAATHATEQVSSHA from the coding sequence ATGGGCAGTGGGAACGAACTCGCCTCGGCAACACGCAGCGTCCATGCGACCTGCTCGCTGGACTGTCCGGACAGTTGCGGCATCATTGCCACCATCGACACCGCAACGGAGCGCGTGGTCCGCATCACAGGCGATCCGCAGCATCCTGTAACGCGTGGCTTTCTCTGCGGCAAGGTGGCGCGCTATCTCGACCGCGTCTACGCGCCCGATCGCCTGCTGCACCCCATGAAACGCAGGGCAGGTGTACCGAAAGGTCCTCTGAAGCATGGCGAAGAGCTTGCCGCATTCGAGCGCATCTCGTGGGACGAAGCGCTGAACACCATCGCGCAGCGCCTGCAATCCATCAGCGATCAATATGGGCCGGAATCAATTCTGCCGTACAGCTATGCAGGCACCATCGGCCAGCTTGGCTACGGCTCCATGGATCGCCGCTTCTTTCACCGGCTGGGAGCATCGCAGCTTGACCGTACCATCTGCGCAAGCGCAGGCTCAGCCGCACTGAATGCGGTGTACGGCGTGCGCATTGGACCGGAGCCGCAGAGTTTTGTGAACGCAAAACTCATCCTCGCATGGGGCGCGAACCTGCACGGCAACAGCATTCACCTGTGGCCCTTCGTAGAAGAGGCGCGACGCAACGGCGCACGACTTGTCGTAATTGATCCGTACCAGACAAAAACGGCGAAGCTGGCGGATGAACACATTGCGCTCACACCCGGTACGGACACGGCATTGGCCATGAGCATGATGCATGTGATCCTGCGCGATGGACTGGAAGACCGCGACTACATTGCTGCATGCACGCATGGTTTTGAAGCACTGCGCGAACGCGTGATGACCGCAGAATATGCGCCCGAAAATGCAGCAACGATCTGCGGCATCGACGCGGAAACCATCGTCACGCTGGCGCGCCGCTATGCCACGGCAAAGCCTGCTGTCATCCGCATGAACTACGGCATTCAGCGCACCGACAACGGCGGCACAGCCGCACGTGCCGTGGGCATGCTGCCGTTGCTCACCGGCGCTTGGAAGCATCATGGTGGCGGCGTAATGCTGTCTTCATCGAATGCGTTCGGCTTCAACTCCGCAAAACTGCAGATGCCGGAACTGATGCATGCAAGCCCTCTGCATCGGGAGGCACGCATGGTGAACATGAGCCAGCTTGGCCACGCTCTGACAGAACTGGATGCGCCGCGCGTGCATGCGCTGTTTGTGTACAACTCCAATCCCGGAGCCGTTGCACCCAATCAGAATGCGGTGTTGCATGGTATGCGTCGCGATGATCTCTTCACCGTGGTGCATGACTGCTTCCTGACAGACACGACGGATTATGCAGACATTGTTCTGCCATCTCCCTCGTTTCTGGAGCAGGATGACGTGCAGGGAGCGTACGGGCATTACATTGCACAACTTTCCCTGCGCGCGATGCAGCCGCAGGGCGAAGCACGCAGCAATGTGTGGTTCTTCGGTCAACTTGCACAGCGCATGGGATTCGACGCCCCATGCTTCCGCGACACCGAACACGACCTGATTCAGCAGGCGCTGGACACGCAGCATCCGTGGCACGAAGGCATCACCCTGGAAGCGTTGCAGCAACACGACAACATGATGCCGCTGAAGCTACCGCGCAATGAGCGCGGCGAATTCATGCCCTTCAGCGATGCTTCATGGTTCAAAACACCCAGCGGCAAAGGTGAGTTCTACTCCGAATCTCTGAAGGCGCAGGGACTTGATCCGTTGCCGGCATACGTTGCTGCACCCGAGCGCAGAGACAGCACGCAACCACTGCGCATGTTGGCGCGCAAAGCGGACAACTGGATGAACTCCACCTTTGCAAACATGCCCAAACATCGTGGCATGGAAGATTCGCGCATCGGATTAAACATCGTGGAAATGCATCCGGACGATGCCGCGGCACGCGGCCTGCATGAAGGCGACGAAGCGGAAGTAGCGAATGAACGCGGCTCCATTCATCTGCGCGTTGCCTTCACAGGGCGCGTCGTCAAAGGCACGGTTGCCACATCACTTGGTTGGAACAAGCTTTCTCACGATGGCAACGGAGTCAACGTATTAACCAGTGAGCGGGTGACCGACATTGGTGGTGGAGCTACGTTTTACGCTGTCAATGTACAGGTTTCGGCAGCAACCCATGCGACGGAACAGGTGTCGTCGCATGCCTGA
- a CDS encoding DUF4440 domain-containing protein, whose amino-acid sequence MRRIIRSVVFAMAVVTAPLCAVAQRSEGEQMKVLPQAELDVVKVLLSQERAWNAGDMDAFLGCYKKTQELIVISNGVAHGFEDVEATYKKNYPDRASMGTLTFSDLEPHMLDDRFAMATGRYSLERAKNKGGNASGTFSLVLEKTAQGWKIVLDHTT is encoded by the coding sequence ATGCGCCGCATCATCCGCAGTGTGGTTTTTGCAATGGCAGTGGTGACCGCGCCGCTGTGTGCCGTGGCGCAACGCTCCGAAGGCGAGCAGATGAAAGTGCTGCCGCAGGCGGAACTGGATGTGGTGAAGGTGCTGCTGTCGCAGGAGCGCGCGTGGAATGCAGGCGATATGGATGCTTTCCTTGGCTGCTACAAGAAGACGCAGGAATTGATCGTGATCAGCAATGGCGTGGCACACGGCTTTGAAGATGTGGAGGCCACGTATAAAAAGAATTACCCCGACCGCGCAAGCATGGGCACGCTGACCTTTAGTGACCTGGAGCCGCACATGCTGGATGATCGATTTGCCATGGCCACAGGGAGATATTCGCTGGAACGCGCGAAGAACAAGGGTGGCAATGCGTCCGGGACTTTCTCGCTGGTACTGGAGAAAACCGCGCAGGGATGGAAGATCGTCCTGGACCATACCACCTGA